One genomic window of Fusobacterium sp. SYSU M8D902 includes the following:
- a CDS encoding ParA family protein yields MEKKIILTYRKGNILNGCRLNLTKELVNILDLNEEKREFILEYKDKNIFLMATNNDIKEKKSVENGEIKHLTIIMKAGYEKGKNNYKISIPLQVAKMMQLDKIPMVKVKIEKNIIKITGIEKKVVNEVKEERILKREGKIYMITVKKGGSAKTFTAIQIAYFLAVIKKSKVLLISSDTSNDHLFNLLTVEEAQELSKDNNVSIDAVGKITIKKGLKQLVLSSEKKIDYKDYIIEARENLDIIPLESDIFRLTTAKEFTDYQNYMLKFPKVMKQLRKFYDYIIIDGIPVSDIDNFYTEVADKFIIPIVPDEATIRGAINLVQKIGATRIHAIMVSKYRKTAAKDEYLQMLNSWIKKTSIIYPEPVKELAQIEQLIKNKKTIFESESKYLLETQKSFIKVAKDM; encoded by the coding sequence ATGGAAAAAAAGATAATTTTAACGTATAGAAAAGGAAATATTCTTAATGGTTGTCGATTAAATTTAACAAAAGAATTAGTAAATATTTTAGATTTAAATGAAGAAAAAAGAGAATTTATACTTGAATATAAAGATAAAAATATATTTTTAATGGCTACTAACAATGATATAAAAGAAAAGAAAAGTGTAGAAAATGGAGAAATTAAACATTTAACAATAATAATGAAAGCAGGATATGAAAAAGGAAAAAATAATTATAAAATATCAATTCCTTTACAAGTTGCTAAAATGATGCAGTTGGATAAAATACCAATGGTAAAAGTAAAAATTGAAAAAAATATTATTAAAATTACAGGAATAGAAAAAAAAGTTGTAAATGAAGTTAAAGAAGAAAGAATTTTAAAAAGAGAAGGTAAAATTTATATGATTACTGTAAAAAAAGGTGGATCTGCTAAAACTTTTACAGCTATTCAAATAGCATATTTTTTAGCAGTAATAAAAAAAAGCAAAGTCCTTTTAATATCTTCAGATACTTCAAATGATCATTTATTTAATTTATTAACAGTAGAAGAAGCTCAAGAATTAAGTAAAGATAATAATGTATCAATAGATGCAGTAGGAAAAATTACTATAAAAAAAGGCTTAAAACAATTAGTTTTATCTTCAGAAAAAAAAATAGATTATAAAGATTATATTATTGAAGCAAGAGAAAATTTAGATATTATTCCTCTTGAAAGTGATATCTTTAGATTGACAACAGCAAAAGAATTTACTGATTATCAAAATTATATGTTAAAATTTCCAAAAGTAATGAAACAATTAAGAAAGTTTTATGATTATATAATTATTGATGGAATACCAGTAAGTGATATAGATAATTTTTATACAGAAGTTGCAGATAAGTTTATTATTCCAATTGTTCCTGATGAAGCAACTATTCGTGGAGCAATTAATCTTGTACAAAAAATAGGAGCGACTAGGATTCACGCAATAATGGTTAGTAAATATAGAAAAACAGCAGCAAAAGATGAGTATTTACAAATGCTTAATAGCTGGATTAAGAAGACAAGTATTATTTATCCAGAACCTGTAAAAGAATTGGCTCAAATAGAACAACTTATAAAAAATAAAAAGACTATTTTTGAAAGTGAAAGTAAGTATTTGCTAGAAACTCAAAAATCTTTTATAAAAGTTGCTAAAGATATGTAG
- a CDS encoding replication initiation protein translates to MPEEKKNNTEIINSTEKKKKKVGRPKSKKEDKLVVYDNTFNRLTLHVLNSIELNILSYFLHCLKEKGENEVIVSMAEIKKYCKIKDRGNNILINGWIDKNGEKKIGLLDSLKKKILTMKIPVEFNKAGIKFTGEFNLFSGYAVSEDKKNFYLRIDGEYKFLINNITRYFTQYKLDDFTNLKSSYSKLLFQLLKQWNSVGELEMSIMEFREKLGVPESYRMSAVNSRVLVNIEKELPEYFKNFKIEKIKQGKTIAALKFTWDNLKKIQNDNEMIEEAVVLEPELLYSKALERAINKCKRNHFVGDNKVLTEKNIKILLKEFEEKDIITGLEKIYKVAKQPITELNYFKKVILSIKKERDSIVQDKFEKMKEAEIIEVKDKKSEIQEDLFKIQEKIILTKEEYEEKFEKEYEEFLKQNKARRSKFSRNGFEKMFIAKYQIKNEQSEEEKFQEFLENNYDKLKNRSLEEQKKIYQKFINLL, encoded by the coding sequence ATGCCTGAAGAAAAAAAAAATAATACAGAAATTATAAATTCAACTGAAAAGAAGAAAAAAAAAGTTGGTAGACCAAAAAGTAAAAAAGAAGATAAGCTTGTAGTATATGATAATACTTTTAATAGACTTACACTTCATGTATTAAATAGTATAGAACTTAATATATTAAGTTATTTTTTACATTGCTTAAAAGAAAAAGGTGAAAATGAAGTTATTGTTTCAATGGCAGAAATAAAAAAATATTGTAAAATAAAGGATAGAGGAAATAATATATTAATTAATGGTTGGATAGATAAAAATGGAGAAAAAAAAATAGGACTTTTGGATAGTTTAAAAAAGAAAATTTTAACAATGAAAATACCAGTTGAGTTTAATAAGGCAGGAATAAAATTTACAGGAGAATTTAATTTATTTAGTGGCTATGCTGTTTCTGAAGATAAAAAAAATTTTTATCTAAGAATAGATGGAGAATATAAATTTTTAATTAATAATATAACAAGATATTTTACACAATATAAGTTAGATGATTTCACTAATTTAAAAAGCAGCTATTCTAAATTACTATTCCAATTATTAAAACAATGGAATAGTGTTGGAGAATTAGAAATGTCAATAATGGAATTTAGAGAAAAATTAGGAGTTCCTGAAAGTTATCGTATGTCTGCTGTTAATTCAAGGGTTCTTGTTAATATAGAAAAAGAACTTCCTGAATATTTTAAAAATTTTAAAATTGAAAAAATAAAACAAGGGAAAACAATTGCAGCATTAAAATTTACATGGGATAATTTAAAAAAAATACAAAATGATAATGAAATGATAGAAGAAGCAGTAGTGTTAGAACCAGAATTGTTATATTCAAAAGCATTAGAAAGAGCAATAAATAAATGTAAAAGAAATCACTTTGTAGGTGATAATAAAGTTTTAACAGAAAAAAATATAAAAATTTTATTAAAAGAATTTGAAGAAAAAGATATAATAACAGGATTAGAAAAGATATACAAAGTTGCTAAACAGCCAATAACAGAACTTAATTATTTTAAAAAAGTAATATTAAGTATAAAAAAAGAAAGAGATTCAATAGTTCAAGATAAATTTGAAAAAATGAAAGAAGCTGAAATAATAGAAGTTAAAGATAAAAAATCAGAAATACAGGAAGATTTATTTAAAATACAAGAAAAAATAATCTTAACAAAAGAAGAATATGAAGAAAAATTTGAAAAAGAATATGAAGAATTTTTAAAACAAAATAAAGCAAGAAGATCAAAATTTTCAAGAAATGGATTTGAAAAAATGTTTATTGCAAAATATCAAATAAAAAATGAACAATCTGAAGAAGAAAAATTTCAAGAATTTTTAGAAAATAATTATGATAAATTAAAAAATAGATCACTTGAGGAACAAAAAAAAATATATCAAAAGTTTATAAATTTATTATAA